The following coding sequences are from one Mycoplasma mycoides subsp. capri window:
- a CDS encoding potassium channel family protein — MAKKQNFAIIGVSNFTLSVIETLVQKRQSVTVFDIDERRLNLYLSEFDTVEGIVIDTTNKVALAKKGIQSYDWVIVGIENELESSLVTVLNLLDLKCTNITVKAKDDNYRRVLLALGLTENQIIVPNKIAGEITATRVIFNIDFDIEVHSIDDEFISSTLEVKNPDLFNKNIQQVGLSTNKDFNIIQIRRKGKILLPDDYTELKEGDHIVVFARTTIINSLAEKIQGMIDEETDPNLLTEEQ; from the coding sequence ATGGCAAAAAAACAAAACTTTGCAATCATTGGTGTTTCTAACTTTACTTTATCTGTTATTGAAACTTTAGTACAAAAAAGACAATCTGTAACTGTTTTTGATATTGATGAAAGACGTTTGAATTTATATTTATCTGAATTTGATACAGTTGAAGGAATTGTAATTGATACAACTAATAAAGTAGCTCTAGCAAAAAAAGGAATTCAATCATATGATTGAGTGATTGTTGGAATTGAAAACGAATTAGAATCATCACTAGTAACAGTTTTAAACTTACTAGATTTAAAATGTACTAATATTACAGTTAAAGCAAAAGATGATAATTATAGAAGAGTTTTACTAGCGTTAGGTTTAACTGAAAACCAAATTATTGTTCCTAATAAAATTGCTGGAGAAATTACAGCTACTAGAGTAATTTTTAATATTGATTTTGATATTGAAGTACATTCAATTGATGATGAATTTATCTCTTCAACTTTAGAAGTTAAAAACCCTGATTTATTTAATAAAAATATTCAACAAGTTGGTTTATCAACAAATAAAGATTTTAATATTATTCAAATTAGAAGAAAAGGTAAGATCTTATTACCAGATGATTATACAGAACTAAAAGAAGGAGATCATATTGTAGTTTTTGCAAGAACTACTATTATTAATAGTTTAGCTGAAAAAATTCAAGGTATGATTGATGAAGAAACTGATCCAAACCTTTTAACTGAAGAACAATAA
- a CDS encoding potassium transporter TrkG has product MFFKKKNNKKHKLKFTSRLFKKTSNFNEEKYKFFRLVKDIWPLSKTSGKIFLIYVAIILLGGLLLSIPNFSLTKSGSKYNWDFLTGIFIASSGFSDTGLTVLDVSHSYTFWGQLILLLLIEFGGIGVLTFKIVLFLIINKKISISDTIVAQSERGSATTSLTIDLIKDGFIWLTSVQVVSAFILFFLFFFNQPSNNPNLEVVSPYHDFWKSLWFAVFHSTSAVNNAGFDIISPNSLQPYNVDNHRVYAIQVIFMLEWIIGGLGYPTFHDIKRKLKARKTKEKINFSLFTKINFWVYLVLFIFGPLAVFATEYSNYNHSLIFHYYDENFTVLNAKSNTVVFMDILFNTTASRNAGFSTIDISTFNSGSKAILSILMFIGSAPSSTAGGIRTTTFGVLLLSTFTIIKNQKFTSAFRKTIPSETVNRSYAAFFISTFLIFIALFIIYVDSNSVFHTLKNHNSASINTILLITSAFGTVGLSPLAHFQMYQLGVVTKISIILIMFIGQLGVSNTLLIFLKPARDKAYKYLEEDITIG; this is encoded by the coding sequence ATGTTTTTTAAGAAAAAAAATAATAAAAAACACAAGCTAAAATTCACCTCAAGACTTTTTAAAAAAACTTCAAATTTTAATGAAGAAAAGTATAAATTTTTCCGACTAGTTAAAGATATTTGACCACTTTCTAAAACTTCAGGAAAGATTTTTTTAATTTATGTAGCAATTATTTTATTAGGTGGGTTATTATTATCAATTCCTAACTTTTCACTAACTAAAAGTGGATCTAAATATAATTGAGATTTTTTAACTGGAATATTTATTGCTTCATCTGGATTTAGTGATACCGGTTTAACTGTTTTAGATGTTTCTCATTCTTATACTTTTTGAGGGCAGTTAATTTTATTATTACTAATTGAATTTGGTGGAATTGGTGTTTTAACTTTTAAAATTGTTTTATTTTTAATTATTAATAAAAAAATCTCAATTTCAGATACTATAGTTGCTCAATCTGAAAGAGGAAGTGCTACAACTAGTTTAACTATTGATCTAATTAAAGATGGGTTTATTTGATTAACTTCAGTTCAAGTAGTTTCAGCTTTTATTTTATTCTTTTTATTCTTTTTTAACCAACCTTCAAACAATCCAAATTTAGAAGTGGTTTCACCATATCATGATTTTTGAAAATCATTATGATTTGCTGTTTTTCATTCTACTAGTGCTGTAAATAATGCTGGGTTTGATATTATTTCACCAAACTCATTACAACCATATAATGTAGATAATCATAGAGTTTATGCTATTCAAGTAATTTTTATGCTTGAGTGAATAATTGGTGGATTAGGTTATCCTACTTTTCATGATATTAAGCGTAAATTAAAAGCTAGAAAAACTAAAGAAAAAATTAATTTTAGTTTATTTACAAAAATTAATTTCTGAGTGTATTTAGTATTATTTATTTTTGGTCCTTTAGCTGTTTTTGCAACAGAATATTCAAATTACAATCATTCATTAATTTTTCATTATTATGATGAAAACTTTACTGTTTTAAATGCTAAATCTAATACTGTTGTTTTTATGGATATTTTATTTAATACAACAGCTTCAAGAAATGCAGGATTTTCAACAATTGATATTTCAACTTTTAATTCAGGATCAAAAGCTATATTATCAATTTTAATGTTTATTGGATCAGCACCAAGTTCAACTGCTGGAGGAATTAGAACTACAACTTTTGGAGTATTGCTTTTATCAACTTTTACAATTATTAAAAACCAAAAATTCACAAGTGCTTTTAGAAAAACTATACCTAGTGAAACTGTTAATAGAAGTTATGCAGCATTCTTTATTTCAACATTTTTAATTTTTATTGCTTTATTTATTATTTATGTTGATTCAAATAGTGTTTTTCATACTTTAAAAAATCATAATAGTGCTTCAATTAATACTATTTTATTAATTACTAGTGCATTTGGGACTGTTGGATTATCTCCTTTAGCTCATTTTCAAATGTATCAATTAGGAGTTGTTACTAAAATATCAATTATTTTAATTATGTTTATTGGTCAATTAGGAGTTTCAAATACTTTATTAATCTTTTTAAAACCTGCAAGAGATAAAGCTTATAAATATCTTGAAGAAGATATAACTATAGGATAG
- the folD gene encoding bifunctional methylenetetrahydrofolate dehydrogenase/methenyltetrahydrofolate cyclohydrolase FolD, with translation MVILDGKLVSKQIKEALKQQIDTYLNKNYKKPKLAVILIGNDPASELYVSNKIKACNLVGIESVLLRFDQNITSEMLSDQINQLNNDNSVDAILLQLPLPKHLNEQEFLQAIDPLKDVDGFHYINQGKMLEGYDTIYPCTPIGIINLLKAYNIDVKSKDITIIGTSNIVGKPLAIMLSNMGATISMCNKNTKSLKKYTKRSDIVISATGKQALIKKDMIKKNAIVIDVGIIKDPITNKIVGDVDFENVKELCSYITPVPGGVGPMTVAMLLENTFELYKLHIKENYEN, from the coding sequence ATGGTTATTTTAGATGGTAAGTTAGTTTCAAAACAAATCAAAGAAGCTTTAAAACAACAAATTGACACATATTTAAATAAAAACTATAAAAAACCTAAATTAGCTGTAATTTTAATTGGAAATGATCCAGCAAGCGAATTATATGTTTCAAATAAAATAAAAGCTTGTAACTTAGTAGGAATTGAATCAGTGTTATTAAGATTTGATCAAAATATTACTAGTGAAATGTTATCTGATCAAATTAATCAATTAAATAATGATAATAGTGTTGATGCAATTTTATTACAATTACCATTACCAAAACATTTAAATGAACAAGAGTTTTTACAAGCAATCGATCCTTTAAAAGATGTTGATGGATTTCATTATATTAATCAAGGAAAAATGTTAGAAGGTTATGATACTATTTATCCTTGTACACCAATTGGAATTATTAATTTATTAAAAGCTTATAATATTGATGTTAAATCAAAAGATATAACTATTATTGGAACTTCAAATATTGTTGGAAAACCTTTAGCAATAATGTTATCTAATATGGGTGCAACAATTAGTATGTGTAATAAAAATACAAAGAGTTTAAAAAAATATACTAAAAGATCTGATATAGTAATTTCAGCTACTGGAAAACAAGCACTTATTAAAAAAGATATGATTAAAAAAAATGCTATTGTAATTGATGTTGGAATTATAAAAGATCCAATTACTAATAAAATAGTTGGTGATGTTGATTTTGAAAATGTTAAAGAACTTTGTTCATATATTACTCCAGTTCCAGGTGGAGTTGGGCCTATGACTGTTGCTATGTTATTAGAAAATACATTTGAATTATACAAATTACATATAAAGGAAAATTATGAAAACTAG
- a CDS encoding tetraspanin family protein — protein sequence MKTSFKNNRPKRHYIYNDIFKKANLIIQISSAIFMLLATIGFMFGIVGITLGTVNNTTNIKLNTISGIILLVISSYVFLMCAISLCLSVISNYHKTTIYLEILAIFSIVSIVCMIGGFLIIFSSNKYKDEQEKNTNNQLENQNDNNQKTEDKQQIENQTNNQSKDNFISNPNQNVNPSQQIASDHYHANISRINNNQINNQRLEQAKKNEKYQQVKRTYQLVKEHKLSEDKLQSIFNSDPEFKQMYDELKK from the coding sequence ATGAAAACTAGTTTTAAAAATAATCGTCCTAAAAGACATTATATATATAATGATATTTTTAAAAAAGCTAATTTAATTATTCAAATATCAAGTGCTATATTTATGCTATTAGCAACTATTGGGTTTATGTTTGGAATAGTTGGAATTACTTTAGGAACTGTTAATAACACTACAAATATTAAATTAAATACAATTAGTGGAATTATTTTATTAGTAATTAGTAGTTATGTGTTTTTAATGTGTGCTATTAGTTTGTGTTTATCAGTTATTAGTAATTATCATAAAACTACAATTTATTTAGAGATTTTAGCAATTTTTAGTATAGTTTCAATAGTATGTATGATTGGTGGTTTTTTAATTATATTTAGTAGTAATAAATATAAAGATGAGCAAGAAAAAAACACTAATAATCAATTAGAAAATCAAAATGATAACAACCAAAAAACTGAAGATAAACAACAAATTGAAAATCAAACTAATAATCAATCTAAAGATAATTTTATTTCTAATCCAAATCAAAATGTTAATCCAAGCCAACAAATAGCTTCAGACCATTATCATGCAAATATAAGTAGAATAAATAATAATCAAATTAATAATCAAAGATTAGAACAAGCTAAAAAAAATGAAAAATATCAGCAAGTAAAAAGAACTTATCAATTAGTAAAAGAACATAAACTAAGTGAAGATAAACTACAATCTATTTTTAATTCTGATCCTGAATTTAAACAAATGTATGATGAGTTAAAAAAATAA
- a CDS encoding BspA family leucine-rich repeat surface protein, whose amino-acid sequence MLFKVLSFILVSSSALLVVSCSNKNQNNSIKKEIIKKELTIEQKQAINDIFVSQQDAFATFHTYKDVLDQLKVFLSKKNLNEVILFDENQKDKHLVLDNNANKNSVKIRVFGNVFEFKPKTVKEYVETKYSDDTKTKVTQLGYKKETIKNVDYYVLNRLDKNTNEVPIDLPLKINSLSDSFKENKNEKITNIDKWDTRNIISLKNMFYSAKSFNQNISSWNISNVVNMSAMFFEAEKFNQPIGNWDVSKVTDMDFLFDGAITFNQNINDWRTDSLTDLTYTFRSAISFNQPLNNWNVSKVKSMDGMFTEATSFNQDISLWNTSNVESMNGMFSSADKFNQNLSSWNVKKVGNAQNFANGLKSVMTKDKLPKFNEKYSDDKYIYGS is encoded by the coding sequence ATGTTGTTTAAAGTTTTAAGTTTTATATTAGTTAGTAGTTCAGCATTATTAGTTGTTAGTTGTTCAAATAAAAACCAAAATAATAGTATAAAAAAAGAAATTATTAAAAAAGAATTAACAATAGAACAAAAACAAGCTATTAATGATATTTTTGTATCTCAACAAGATGCTTTTGCAACTTTTCATACTTATAAAGATGTTTTAGATCAACTAAAAGTATTTTTAAGTAAAAAAAATTTAAATGAAGTTATTTTATTTGATGAAAATCAAAAAGATAAACATTTAGTTTTAGATAATAATGCTAATAAGAACTCTGTTAAAATCAGAGTTTTTGGTAATGTTTTTGAGTTTAAACCAAAAACTGTAAAAGAGTATGTAGAAACTAAATATAGTGATGATACTAAAACTAAAGTGACTCAATTAGGATATAAAAAAGAAACAATAAAAAATGTAGATTATTATGTTTTAAATAGATTAGATAAAAATACAAATGAAGTTCCAATTGATCTGCCATTAAAAATTAATTCATTAAGTGATTCTTTTAAAGAAAATAAAAATGAAAAAATCACTAATATTGACAAATGAGATACTAGAAACATTATTTCTTTAAAAAACATGTTTTATTCAGCAAAAAGTTTTAATCAAAATATTTCTAGTTGAAATATTTCTAATGTTGTAAATATGTCAGCTATGTTTTTTGAAGCTGAAAAATTTAATCAACCAATAGGTAACTGAGATGTTTCAAAGGTTACTGATATGGATTTTTTGTTTGATGGAGCAATAACATTTAATCAAAATATAAATGATTGAAGAACTGATAGTTTGACAGATCTAACTTATACTTTTAGAAGTGCTATAAGTTTTAATCAGCCATTAAATAATTGAAATGTTTCAAAAGTTAAAAGTATGGATGGTATGTTTACTGAAGCTACTAGTTTTAATCAAGATATTAGTTTGTGAAATACAAGTAATGTTGAATCAATGAATGGAATGTTTTCTTCAGCAGATAAATTCAATCAAAATCTAAGTTCTTGAAATGTTAAAAAAGTTGGAAATGCTCAAAATTTTGCAAATGGTTTAAAATCAGTTATGACTAAAGATAAGCTTCCAAAATTTAATGAAAAGTACTCAGATGATAAATACATTTATGGTAGTTAA
- a CDS encoding TIGR04570 family membrane protein, which yields MISKIFKKIPWFYHLIFFLIGLVVGLLFQFLRVKLFAFPYFFIFFFAILITYCVLFIIISPMIKQNWFIKRIKNEK from the coding sequence ATGATCTCTAAGATATTTAAAAAAATTCCTTGATTTTATCATTTAATATTTTTTTTGATTGGCTTAGTAGTTGGATTATTATTTCAATTTTTACGAGTAAAACTTTTTGCTTTTCCTTATTTTTTTATATTCTTTTTTGCTATTTTAATTACTTATTGTGTTTTATTTATAATAATCAGTCCAATGATTAAACAAAATTGATTCATTAAAAGAATTAAAAATGAAAAATAA